From a region of the Solanum stenotomum isolate F172 chromosome 2, ASM1918654v1, whole genome shotgun sequence genome:
- the LOC125856053 gene encoding uncharacterized protein LOC125856053, translating into MKDFVTKKRAVSIDLTNHVHHCNAIATRSLVQKNEDPGAFTIPCTIESIKFGKALCDLRACINLMPLAIYKQLGLGVPKPITMRLMMADRSVKRPVGILCDVLVKVDTFIFPADFVILDCEVDFEVPIILERPFLATRRALADV; encoded by the coding sequence ATGAAAGACTTCGTTACAAAGAAGAGAGCTGTAAGTATTGACTTGACTAACCATGTTCATCATTGCAATGCTATTGCTACCAGGTCTCTAGTACAGAAGAATGAGGATCCGGGTGCATTCACCATACCATGCACTATCGAATCAATCAAATTTGGAAAAGCCTTGTGTGATTTAAGGGCCTGTATAAACTTGATGCCATTGGCCATCTACAAGCAACTAGGATTAGGAGTTCCAAAACCCATAACCATGAGGTTGATGATGGCAGATAGGTCAGTGAAGCGACCTGTGGGCATCCTATGTGATGTGCTCGTAAAGGTGGACACGTTCATCTTTCCGGCAGACTTCGTGATCTTAGACTGCGAAgtggattttgaggttcccattatTTTGGAAAGACCATTTCTGGCCACTAGACGAGCATTGGCAGATGTTTAG